A stretch of Paenibacillus peoriae DNA encodes these proteins:
- a CDS encoding RNA ligase family protein: MRTEIKPVIPFEPELSEKVPVDATGLWRYEIKWDGTRILTYHNQGSTRLFNRKQHERTLLYPELALFPSYCKADSVILDGEMIALGADGKPSFHEIMRRDLIRRTDRIQSAYEAVPATYMLFDIIYLNGEWVHLKPLQERLELLHQIIIPNERIQLAPAHPDGQALFQVMCSQGMEGIVCKKLDSPYTLGGKDGRWLKVKNYGDIIAVIGGYTLNGGIINAVLLGQYDKQGMLRYIGHVGTGKLTREDWRQLTERLLPHTISERPFSNKPDRHQDAFWVQPMYTAKVQYSEWRWQEGRTLRQPSIQAFVNQDLDQCIGPWM; encoded by the coding sequence TTGCGTACAGAAATAAAACCCGTCATCCCGTTTGAACCGGAACTGAGCGAAAAAGTACCTGTAGATGCAACAGGCCTTTGGCGTTACGAAATAAAATGGGACGGTACGAGAATTTTGACGTATCACAACCAGGGCAGCACACGCCTGTTCAACCGCAAACAGCACGAACGAACGCTTTTATACCCGGAGCTTGCTCTCTTCCCCTCCTACTGCAAGGCTGATTCGGTCATATTGGACGGGGAAATGATCGCACTCGGTGCCGACGGTAAACCATCGTTCCATGAAATTATGCGACGGGATCTGATTCGTCGGACGGATCGAATTCAGTCAGCCTATGAAGCTGTGCCTGCTACTTACATGTTGTTTGATATTATTTATCTGAACGGGGAGTGGGTTCATCTTAAACCGTTACAGGAAAGGCTTGAACTGCTGCATCAGATCATCATACCGAATGAACGGATTCAACTGGCTCCCGCTCATCCTGATGGACAAGCTCTATTTCAGGTTATGTGCAGCCAAGGAATGGAAGGTATTGTGTGTAAAAAGCTGGATAGTCCGTACACATTGGGCGGAAAGGACGGACGATGGCTCAAGGTCAAAAATTATGGCGATATCATTGCCGTTATCGGTGGCTATACCCTGAACGGAGGCATTATCAACGCTGTGTTGCTGGGCCAATATGATAAACAAGGAATGCTGCGCTATATCGGGCATGTGGGTACGGGCAAGCTGACTCGGGAAGATTGGCGTCAGCTTACCGAGCGCCTGCTACCACATACCATATCGGAACGACCCTTTAGCAATAAACCGGATCGGCATCAAGATGCGTTTTGGGTGCAACCCATGTATACCGCCAAGGTTCAATATAGTGAGTGGCGGTGGCAAGAAGGACGTACCCTGCGTCAGCCCTCCATACAAGCCTTTGTGAATCAGGACCTCGATCAGTGTATCGGCCCCTGGATGTGA
- a CDS encoding GNAT family N-acetyltransferase, whose protein sequence is MRQIREEDHAVVMVDDGQVVAEVGYKSVDDHSLVIDHTFVSEQLRGQKIGKELIDRVVEMARNQHKKVIPACSYALALFKRHKEYSDVWQQ, encoded by the coding sequence ATGAGACAAATTCGCGAGGAGGACCATGCAGTAGTCATGGTGGATGATGGACAGGTAGTTGCAGAAGTAGGTTATAAATCCGTAGATGACCACTCATTGGTCATTGACCATACATTTGTATCCGAGCAGTTACGGGGTCAAAAAATTGGCAAGGAGCTCATCGACAGAGTGGTTGAGATGGCAAGAAATCAGCATAAAAAGGTTATCCCTGCTTGCTCGTACGCACTTGCTCTGTTCAAGCGCCATAAAGAATACAGTGACGTGTGGCAGCAATGA
- a CDS encoding DUF420 domain-containing protein codes for MNKASEDKQYVPTSNRNFTTLIITVSIIANVIILLLFFSPIGYQGSVSFDLTIFPRLNAIFNSFTFIFLVAALVAIFKKNIKVHKTFILLAFASTVLFLFSYLTFHYISPETAKYGGVGILRPIYFTLLISHSILAAIIVPLALFTVVWGWTMQVAKHRKIARWTMPIWLYVSLTGVLVYVFMAPYY; via the coding sequence ATGAATAAAGCGAGTGAGGACAAGCAGTACGTTCCAACGAGCAATCGTAATTTTACAACCTTGATTATCACCGTTTCCATTATAGCCAACGTGATTATTTTGCTGCTATTCTTTTCGCCGATCGGATACCAGGGGAGTGTCAGTTTTGATCTCACTATTTTCCCAAGGTTGAATGCGATTTTTAACAGCTTCACGTTTATTTTCCTGGTGGCTGCATTGGTTGCTATTTTCAAGAAGAACATCAAGGTGCATAAAACCTTTATTCTGCTGGCCTTTGCCAGTACCGTTTTATTTTTATTTTCCTACCTGACCTTTCACTACATTTCGCCGGAAACTGCAAAATATGGCGGTGTGGGTATCCTTCGTCCGATTTACTTTACATTGTTGATTTCGCATAGCATACTGGCTGCGATTATTGTACCGCTGGCACTGTTCACGGTTGTATGGGGATGGACGATGCAGGTAGCAAAACATCGTAAGATTGCGCGCTGGACGATGCCAATTTGGCTATATGTGAGTTTGACCGGGGTATTGGTGTACGTTTTCATGGCCCCATACTATTAA
- a CDS encoding ABC transporter substrate-binding protein, which yields MTKKAKGRLRLLVSMLALVVLLSSCGGGGSKSEKVDGGKVTLQFWTIALQPTFTPYFNRVIADYEQKNPNVKIDWKDYPYDAVTNKLLTSIASNSSPDVVNLNTEFASQMGSKGAVVDMNEHLSPEEKAAYFEGIYNSTVINGKAYALPWYTGTEVLYMNTKLVKAAGLDPAHPPKTREELSEWGRQINRKIGKAGYAQQLVSKLFAVDGIPILNKEKTAAAFNTPEAVTMIDNLKKQMEDGVVLKEDADFSQQVKYYAGEQVAFELAGPTFINFIKTAAPDVYKNTIAVPVPTGKADVRLSNSMDLVVPAKSVHVDEAVKFAVFLTNAESQTAFSKAANTLPSTKDSIKDPYFTQSDKSLEAQAKVVSAQSLDKATDYMVGVPNAKDVNSAIARALQNILLNGRDTKETLTALEQEVNDILKQ from the coding sequence GTGACAAAGAAAGCGAAAGGCAGGTTACGGTTGCTTGTATCTATGCTGGCGCTGGTTGTACTGCTGAGCAGCTGCGGTGGTGGAGGATCAAAGTCGGAAAAGGTTGACGGAGGGAAAGTAACACTGCAATTTTGGACCATTGCACTACAACCTACATTTACCCCGTATTTCAATCGGGTGATTGCCGATTATGAGCAGAAGAACCCCAATGTCAAAATTGACTGGAAGGATTACCCTTATGACGCAGTAACCAACAAGCTGTTGACAAGTATCGCTAGCAACAGCAGTCCGGATGTAGTTAATCTCAATACAGAATTTGCTAGCCAAATGGGCTCCAAGGGTGCGGTTGTTGATATGAACGAGCATTTGTCGCCCGAGGAAAAGGCTGCTTATTTCGAGGGTATTTATAATTCCACAGTCATTAACGGTAAAGCTTATGCGCTACCCTGGTATACCGGTACAGAAGTGCTTTACATGAATACAAAGCTGGTCAAAGCCGCCGGATTGGACCCTGCTCATCCGCCCAAAACCCGGGAGGAATTGTCTGAATGGGGCCGTCAGATCAATAGAAAAATTGGCAAGGCAGGCTATGCTCAGCAGCTTGTATCCAAGCTTTTCGCTGTGGACGGCATTCCTATTCTAAATAAAGAAAAGACAGCGGCGGCGTTCAATACACCAGAAGCAGTCACCATGATTGATAATCTAAAAAAACAGATGGAAGATGGCGTTGTACTCAAGGAAGACGCTGACTTCTCACAACAAGTGAAATATTATGCCGGCGAGCAGGTTGCTTTCGAGCTGGCAGGCCCCACGTTCATCAATTTTATCAAAACGGCAGCGCCAGACGTTTATAAGAACACAATTGCTGTCCCTGTCCCAACTGGCAAAGCCGATGTGCGGCTCTCCAACTCTATGGACTTGGTCGTACCTGCTAAGTCTGTACATGTGGACGAAGCAGTGAAATTTGCTGTTTTCTTGACAAACGCAGAGAGTCAAACTGCTTTTTCTAAAGCGGCGAATACACTACCTTCCACGAAAGACTCCATTAAGGATCCATATTTTACTCAGTCTGACAAATCATTAGAAGCACAAGCCAAGGTAGTATCCGCGCAAAGTTTGGATAAGGCGACAGATTATATGGTTGGTGTGCCCAATGCCAAAGATGTGAATAGTGCCATCGCGCGAGCCTTGCAAAATATTTTATTGAACGGAAGAGATACGAAGGAGACGCTAACTGCTCTGGAGCAGGAAGTAAACGATATTTTAAAGCAATAG
- a CDS encoding carbohydrate ABC transporter permease: MIKWLRSESFTAWAFMTPGLLLLAVFVFWPIIYSIPLALTDYSVISDTHFVGLNNFEAAFKDRNFLISIWNSLLYVLIVPFLQIFSILMAVLVNSRIPGIKIFRTTYYIPVVTSMVAVALIWSWLLGNNSVVNYLLIQIGLISKDIHWLSDSNLALYVLMFITMWKGLGYYMMLYLAGLQNIPQDLYEAARVDGASRWRLIVHITLPLLRPYVLFCTLISLMSAIRVFDEVYVLTKGGPGTATLTSSLYIFQKGMEQFNFGYASALGLIVGAMIAVLSIIVFRFNRKGGVNPY; the protein is encoded by the coding sequence ATGATCAAATGGTTGAGGTCGGAGTCTTTTACGGCCTGGGCTTTTATGACGCCGGGACTGTTATTGCTTGCCGTCTTTGTATTTTGGCCTATTATTTACAGCATTCCGCTGGCATTGACAGACTACTCTGTCATATCAGATACCCATTTTGTCGGTTTGAATAATTTTGAAGCGGCGTTTAAGGACCGTAACTTTCTTATTTCGATTTGGAACTCATTGTTGTACGTGCTCATTGTCCCCTTTCTCCAAATTTTCTCCATCCTGATGGCCGTGCTTGTGAACAGCCGTATTCCGGGAATCAAAATATTCCGCACGACCTACTACATCCCTGTTGTGACTTCAATGGTAGCTGTAGCCTTAATTTGGAGCTGGCTGTTGGGCAATAACAGCGTAGTGAACTACTTGCTCATACAGATCGGCCTGATTAGCAAAGACATACACTGGTTATCGGACAGCAACTTGGCCTTGTATGTACTGATGTTCATCACAATGTGGAAGGGACTCGGGTATTATATGATGCTCTATCTGGCTGGATTACAAAACATTCCTCAAGATCTGTACGAAGCCGCTAGAGTCGACGGTGCAAGCCGATGGCGTCTGATTGTTCATATTACTCTTCCACTGCTAAGACCTTACGTTCTGTTCTGTACCCTTATATCACTCATGTCAGCTATCCGCGTATTTGATGAAGTATATGTACTAACCAAGGGTGGACCGGGAACGGCCACGTTGACATCGAGCTTGTATATTTTTCAAAAGGGGATGGAGCAGTTTAATTTTGGGTATGCTTCAGCGCTTGGCTTAATTGTCGGTGCAATGATTGCCGTACTTAGTATTATCGTATTCCGATTCAATAGGAAAGGTGGTGTCAATCCCTATTGA
- a CDS encoding carbohydrate ABC transporter permease produces the protein MNLKDDKLLCSSLPKKESSRSMRSLARMLRMTVIYMLLVLLALFLMGPFLWLLSVSLMPGRNIFSTPPAIFPTFINFDNYVQVWQFMNFPKYMLNTVIITVLGVVLNVVLASLTGYPLAVFRFKGKNLVFTLLIATMIIPSYTAFIVHYLTIQGLHLGNTYLGVVLPGAVSVFNIFLMRQTFIHIPTDVRDSGKMDGASEFRIWWQLVLPLVKPALAVISLLEAMSFWNSFLWPIVILNDTELYPLAAALTYLNGQFAYNFGWIAAGTMISVLPIIILFLFTQRYYMEGLAGAVKG, from the coding sequence ATGAATCTAAAGGATGACAAATTGCTATGCTCATCTCTTCCTAAAAAGGAAAGTAGCCGCAGCATGCGCAGTCTCGCCCGAATGCTGAGAATGACGGTCATCTACATGCTTCTAGTGCTACTCGCCCTCTTTTTAATGGGACCGTTCCTCTGGCTGCTCAGCGTATCCCTCATGCCAGGCCGTAACATTTTTTCAACGCCGCCCGCTATTTTTCCGACCTTTATTAATTTCGACAACTATGTTCAGGTGTGGCAGTTCATGAATTTCCCGAAATATATGCTGAATACGGTCATCATTACGGTGTTGGGCGTTGTGCTCAATGTGGTACTCGCCAGTCTGACAGGATATCCCTTGGCTGTGTTTCGTTTTAAGGGTAAAAATCTGGTGTTTACGCTGCTGATTGCCACGATGATTATTCCTTCCTACACCGCATTTATTGTGCATTATCTGACCATTCAAGGGCTTCATCTGGGCAATACATATTTGGGTGTAGTGTTGCCTGGGGCAGTCTCCGTGTTCAACATTTTTCTGATGCGACAGACGTTTATTCATATTCCCACCGATGTACGTGATTCCGGTAAAATGGACGGCGCTTCGGAGTTTCGAATTTGGTGGCAGCTGGTGCTTCCGCTGGTCAAGCCAGCGCTTGCTGTAATTTCTCTGTTGGAGGCGATGTCGTTCTGGAACAGCTTTCTGTGGCCTATCGTTATTTTGAACGATACGGAGCTATATCCGCTAGCAGCTGCGCTCACGTATCTCAACGGTCAATTTGCCTATAACTTCGGCTGGATTGCTGCCGGCACAATGATTTCGGTACTGCCGATCATTATATTGTTCCTGTTTACACAGCGCTACTATATGGAAGGTTTGGCGGGAGCGGTAAAAGGATAG
- a CDS encoding protein O-GlcNAcase has product MELSEGTGPYSSVGLAPQEIQYYFRDVYDSGERLVISEPRLICELSSRFAMNQEYEGVLDPEGPIKLIVPPGPGVPTETRGSVQLVLEYDGTLAADGYRLDIQKDGRIEVHASNKRGLKYGMDALHLLLQVEQERCTLPVMSIRDEPSFPVRGIIEGFYGKPWSFADRLDAVRFMATHRMNTFMYAPKDDPYHRELWREPYPEDTFAQICELKEACERHEVDFHYCISPGNDLSFGSDEDFLKLTEKLAAVIAIGVRHFSVLMDDIDYVLKGENRHLLGRSGHAHVFLTNKVHTWLAERLPEFTLTVCPSEYWSYWDTEYKKDFRERLHPEIKVFWTGYFVFAPQISREHAADNHAFFGHELWLWDNIPVNDCDHDRLFLDPLRGRYSGLPDCGHTGMVANPMNQWECSKVTLITMSHYMWNSERYMPERSWKWAARQLAGERADELMFFCRQNRNSRLGCNTYEDVDLALQMLDIPALDMYFERLLQAVNVLRSVPAGDPAAGFVSQAAPWLERAELDAGLWQVLRQAALSSERQDDAQSSGTPREAVDEQEPSPLTDEIVGELRSGITACLEAEARLGSNPAIRAAAQWGYVDQDEQGKYRLIL; this is encoded by the coding sequence ATGGAACTGTCCGAAGGAACGGGGCCTTATTCGAGTGTAGGGCTAGCACCGCAGGAGATTCAATATTATTTTCGTGATGTGTATGACAGCGGGGAAAGGCTGGTTATCTCCGAACCGCGACTGATCTGTGAACTGTCCTCTCGCTTTGCAATGAATCAGGAGTATGAAGGTGTGCTGGACCCTGAGGGACCGATCAAGCTTATTGTACCTCCAGGACCGGGTGTACCGACTGAAACACGGGGAAGCGTACAGTTGGTGCTCGAATATGACGGAACGCTTGCTGCAGACGGATATCGGTTGGACATTCAGAAGGACGGGCGAATTGAAGTCCATGCTTCCAATAAAAGAGGGCTCAAATACGGCATGGATGCCCTGCATCTCCTGCTTCAAGTGGAACAGGAGCGATGTACTTTGCCGGTGATGTCTATTCGGGATGAGCCTTCCTTCCCGGTCAGAGGAATTATTGAGGGCTTTTACGGGAAACCGTGGAGTTTCGCGGATCGGCTGGATGCCGTTCGGTTTATGGCTACGCATCGGATGAACACATTCATGTATGCCCCCAAGGATGATCCATATCATCGTGAGCTATGGAGAGAGCCGTACCCTGAGGATACGTTTGCCCAGATTTGCGAATTGAAGGAAGCCTGCGAACGGCATGAGGTTGATTTTCATTATTGTATCAGCCCAGGGAACGACCTGAGCTTTGGCAGTGATGAAGATTTCCTCAAATTGACGGAAAAGCTGGCGGCCGTGATTGCGATTGGCGTACGTCATTTTTCTGTATTAATGGATGACATTGACTATGTACTCAAAGGGGAAAATCGACACTTGCTGGGCCGCTCGGGTCACGCTCATGTCTTTTTGACGAACAAGGTTCATACATGGCTGGCTGAGCGGCTGCCTGAATTTACCCTGACGGTCTGTCCTTCGGAATATTGGTCGTATTGGGATACCGAATACAAAAAGGATTTCCGTGAGCGGCTGCATCCGGAGATTAAGGTGTTCTGGACGGGGTACTTTGTTTTTGCTCCACAGATTAGTCGCGAGCACGCCGCTGATAATCATGCATTCTTCGGGCATGAGCTGTGGCTGTGGGATAACATCCCGGTGAATGATTGTGACCATGATCGGTTATTCCTTGATCCGCTGCGCGGACGATATTCCGGGCTACCAGACTGTGGACATACCGGTATGGTGGCCAACCCGATGAATCAGTGGGAATGCTCCAAAGTGACGCTCATTACGATGTCCCACTATATGTGGAACAGTGAACGGTATATGCCTGAGCGATCTTGGAAATGGGCTGCGCGGCAGTTAGCAGGAGAGCGTGCGGATGAACTGATGTTTTTCTGTCGTCAAAACAGGAACAGCCGACTAGGCTGCAACACGTACGAGGACGTGGACCTTGCTTTGCAAATGCTCGATATCCCTGCACTGGATATGTACTTTGAGCGGCTGCTTCAGGCCGTGAACGTCCTACGGAGCGTGCCTGCCGGTGATCCAGCGGCAGGATTCGTGTCCCAGGCCGCACCGTGGCTGGAACGTGCCGAGCTGGATGCGGGCCTGTGGCAGGTGTTGCGTCAAGCTGCGCTCAGCAGCGAGCGACAGGACGATGCACAGTCGAGCGGCACGCCGAGGGAAGCTGTTGACGAGCAAGAGCCGTCACCTCTGACAGACGAAATCGTAGGAGAACTGCGAAGCGGTATCACTGCTTGCTTAGAAGCGGAGGCTCGGCTGGGTAGCAATCCGGCGATCCGTGCTGCTGCGCAGTGGGGTTATGTCGATCAGGACGAACAAGGAAAATATCGGCTGATTTTGTGA